The nucleotide sequence TATAACGTTAGAtgtagtttcttcttcttcttcttcttctttgaatgATTAGTTAAATAGAGACTACTAAATTTGCTATAAATTTCTATAATTTAAGGAAAAAAGGTTCAATTTGCAGACCATCCTATATAGATGGATAAGGAATTGGGGACAAAAGTAATACGATTACTGGAAGAGAAATAATTTCAGCTTTTTATAAAATGCATTCTTCTTATTTAAACTAAATTTGATAAATATGTTGATGATGGTACTAATTTGCTTCAGACTATAAATGGTGATGAAGAGAACCAGATATCAGGAGCAGTTGATAAAAAAGACCTGCCTGCAATGAAGACCCTCATTCAAGCATACAAGAAGGCTATTATAGATGGAGATGAAAAGAGTGCCCAAGAAAACGAGACTCTGATATGTATTACTGAGAATGAGAAGAATAATTTGACTGCAAAATTTGCAGAGATCACAGCAGAGATAGCTTCTGGCAAGGAAAGTTTCCTTCGACTGAAAGCTGATTTCGAGAATTTTAGAAAACAGTCTGAGAAGGACCGCCTTAACTTTACATCCGATATACAAGGGGATGTGATTGAGAGTTTGTTGCCCATGGTCGACAGTTTTGAAAACACCAAAAAGGAGATAAAACCGGAaacagagaaggagaagaagatcgAGACAAGTTATCAAGGCATATACAAGCAGTTTGTGGAGGTCATGAGAAGCTTGGGTGTGGCTCTGGTAGAGACTGAGGGCAAGCCGTTTGATCCTTCTGTAAGTTGACCTCTTAAAATCCTTCCACTGCAGATCTTTCTGTCTATTCCAGCATGCACTGAAGTCCAGGTTATTTACTTAGAAGTCGACAGTACATTATCCTTTGCACACGTTGTTTGCACTCATTTTCTTATGAGATTATATTTTTGTTGGTTTCTAGTTAggtaaagaaataaatattaagaaCTATTGGCAGCATTAGTTGATACAAGGTCCTTTTTTTATTCTGAGCCATCGTGAGGTTGACCTAATTGATAAAACAAAAGGGGCGTACCTGAGGCTCCCACCGATTCGAGGTCTGGGGAGGGTCAACGTACGCAACCTTATTCTTAAAT is from Musa acuminata AAA Group cultivar baxijiao chromosome BXJ3-8, Cavendish_Baxijiao_AAA, whole genome shotgun sequence and encodes:
- the LOC135644776 gene encoding uncharacterized protein LOC135644776 translates to MAAIASHSLSFASRRPLSASRPTKTQTPTALPVHRHPIGRSALSSSQQPRRPFKACVNVADSTSKTINGDEENQISGAVDKKDLPAMKTLIQAYKKAIIDGDEKSAQENETLICITENEKNNLTAKFAEITAEIASGKESFLRLKADFENFRKQSEKDRLNFTSDIQGDVIESLLPMVDSFENTKKEIKPETEKEKKIETSYQGIYKQFVEVMRSLGVALVETEGKPFDPSIHEAIAREESQQFKAGIVSQELRRGFVLGERLLRTATVKVSTGPGQVKGSSDAERPLEQPLEAKSDEDSSPTTSNS